The genomic region CATTTGCCCATTGCGCGCACCCCGTCGTCTGGCATGTGCCGCGTGAGCGGGGTGGGATCGTGCAACTGGCCGCCCACGCCGCCAATGCTGCGCGCGACACCGCGGGGTTGCTGGTGGCTGCCGGGGGGGATGGAACCATCAACGCGGTGGCAGCGGCTGCATTGAAGGCGGGTGTACCCATGGGGGTGGTACCCATGGGCACGTTCAATTACTTCAGTCGCGAGCAGGGGCTGGAGCTGGATGCCGAGGCCGCTGTGCTGCAAATGCTGCAGGCGTTGCGGGAGGGCGATTTGCGACCGGTACAGGTGGGCTTTGTGAACCACCGGGTCTTTCTGGTCAACGCCAGTGTGGGGTTGTACCCGCGTTTGCTGGCCGAGCGTGAGCAGGCCACGCGGCGCTTTGGGCGCAAGCGCTGGGTGGCGACGGGTGCCGAGGTGTGGAGCATGTTGCGCCCTTCGGCCGGCAGGCGGTGGCGGGTGTTGGTGCGCACACATCAGGGCGGGCAGGTGTGTGAACAGGAGCATGTGGTGACCACTCTGTTCGTCGGCAACAACCCTTTGCAACTGGAGCAGGTGGGCCTGCCCGAGGCTGAGTCTGTGGCCCGCGGTGGCCAATTGGCTGTGGTGATGCTCAGGCCGCAAAGCCGCTGGGCCATGTTGCGCACCATCTGGCGTGCTGCGATGGGCCAGTTGGAGCAAGACCCGGCAGTGCTGAGTCTGGCTTGTGCCGAGCTGAGCGTGGAGCCTGCGGGATGGCGCCAGGGCAAGGTCAAAGTGGCCTTTGATGGTGAAAGCGAGCGCATGCATGCTCCCTTGCACTTCAAGCTGCACAGCCGCCCCCTGTGGTTGGTGGCGCCTACAGCCCTGGAGCGCAGCCCACAGGCGAGCACCGTGCAGGCCGGGGCAGATAAACCGGCCCCCGTACTGGCGGCAGTCTGAAGCCAATAAAGCACAGGAGTGAGCTATGGGCTGGGGAATGTCTCTGCACCCGCTGTCCTCCGATGGAGGGGGTGGGGCTTATTCGATGAGCCACCCGCTTTTTGCAGGCGGTGCCGATCCTGCTCAGCGCAACATCGCCGGGGCTGAAAATACTGAAGGGTCCCCTGCCCAAGAACAGGTTCAGGAAGGCACTGCAGGCCATGGCGCTCATCAGGCGAGGTTGATGCATCTGTCGGATCTGCACTTTGGTGCCCATGACCCCGCTGTATGCGCCGCAGTGCAGCGCCTGGCCCACTGGCTGGAGGTGGATGTGCTAGTGGTGTCTGGCGACCTCACCCAGCGCGCCACCCGCCAGCAATTTGCCATGGCGCATGACTTCATCAAGAGCCTGGGCACGCAGGAGCGGGTGGTTCTGGCCGGCAATCATGACCTTCCCCTTTTTGCGTGGTGGCTGCGTTGGGGGCGTGCCTACGACCGGTTCGCCGCGCAGTTTGGCGCGCAGTTGGAGCCGCACCAACAGGCCGGGCCGTTCACGGTGCTGGGGGTCAACACCACCAGGCCGTGGAGGCATGAGCGGGGCAGTCTTTCTGCCCTGCAGGTGGAGCGGGTGGCAACGGAGCTGCTCGCCGCTCCGAATGATGCGTGGCGCATTGTGGTCAGCCATCACCCGCTGGTGGCGCGTGGGGCGGAGGATCGGTCCCACCGTCCTTACCGGGCTGACGAGGCGGTACAGCGCTGGCGGGAAGCTGGGGCCCACATGCTGCTCTCCGGCCATGTGCATGAGCCCGGCCTGTGGGAGCCTCTGCCGGGCCTGTGGTCCTTGCAGGCAGGCACGGCCGTATCCTTGCGGCTGCGCAAAGGGCAGCCCAACAGTCTTCTGGTGCTGCAAAGCCTGCGGCCACCACCAGGGCAAGGGGAGTGCAGCGCCCAGCCCCAGCGACTTGCCCAGCGTTGGGACTTTGACAGGCGCACCAGCGACTTCGTCTGTGTGGAATCACGCTGCGTGATGGGATAACGCCCAAGCGTGCGCAAGGCTGAGGGAGCCTGTGTAAACCAGTGTCAACCGCTGGGCATGCGTGAGTGACCACACGGCATGCACGTAGAAACACGATATTGACCATCCTTCCTGCGGGGCCTATTCTGCCGTTGCGAGCTGTTGCTGCGGCGCGCTGCAGCAGGTGCTGTGGCCGGGCGCATGCAGCACGGGGCGCTTTGGATGGACTCTCACCTCCCAGTTATGGACAAAGAAACAACAGCCCCTCCTGCCGGTCCATCAGCGTTCGATGCGGAAGAAGTGTTCCAGCACCTGGACTCCCTGATCACCCGGGACAAAGGTGCCCCCTTGAGCAGCCTGGCGCGTGCAGAAATGTCTGCCACCCTGCACATGGCTGCGCAGAGCAGCGCGGCTCCGTTCGAGTTCGCCATGGTGACCCGTGAAGTCACCGTGGTGTGGGCCAAGCTGCGGGGCGGTCCTGTGACGGATCCACATGCTCCGCTATCGGCAGACCTGGAGCCTTTGAACCGGTGCCTAGCCAAGCTCATCGAGGTGGTGACTCGCTTTCAGGGCACGATAGACCAGCTGGCGGGTGACTCCATCAAGGTGCTGTTCGGTGCCGAGAAGACGCGCGCTGATGATGTGGAGCGGGCAGTGATGTGCGCGGTGGAAATGCAGATGGCCATGCGCGATCTGAATATGGAACACATGCGAGACCGCATTCCGCAGGTGTTCATGGGAATTGGCGTCAGCACGGGCAAGGCGCTGGCGGGCCGTATCGGGTCCCAGGCGTTTTCGCACTTCACCGTGATCGGTGATCTGGTCAATCTGGCGTTCAGGCTGCAGGCTTTCAGCCTTCGTGGGCAGGTGCTGATCAGTGAACAGACCTACGACCGGTGCTGGGGCCTGGTGTCTGCCACCGCTCCCATGCAGGTGTTTGTCAAAGGCTCTGCCCAGCCCGTGACCATGCGGGAGCTGGTGGCCATTCCCACGCGCCGCCTCAAGGTGCCTCGGCAGGAGTTCCGCCGCAGCCATCGGGTGGAGGTACGCATACCTTGCACCTACCAGATCGTGCAGGACGGGGTGGTGCTGCCGCATGTGGCTCAGGCGGTGATTCGGGATATGGGCTACCACGGTGCGATGCTGGACCTGGTGGAGCCTCTGGACTTGCAGGGCGAAGTGCGCCTTTCCTTCGACCTGACGCTGGTGCAGTACCAGGCCCGGGACATTTACGCGCGCGTCGTCACCGTCAAAACCGAAGATGCACGTGCGATGGCGGGTGTGGAGTTCACCTCCACCAGTGCGGAGTTTGATGCACGCACACAAATGTTTGTGCAGATGATGGTGGCCGCGGCCTGACTCGGCAAACTCAGCAGCCCAGTTTTTGCGCCAGCTGCAGCAAGCTGCTGCAGTGCAGGTCGTTTCCTGGCTGAGGCGACACGTCCTTGGGATGTTGGGCTCCAAACTCCAGGGGCCTCTCGATGTAGCAGGTGCGCAGCCCGCACTGCGCGGCGGCGGCAAGGTCGTCATGGTGCGCGGCCACCAGGGCCACTTCTGAGGGATTCAAGTCAAACACCTGCGCCACCCCCAGGTAGGTGGCGGGGCTGGGCTTGTAGGCCTTGAACACTTCGGCACTCAGCACACAATCCCACGGCAACCCGGCCCGCTTGGCCATGTGGGTCAGCAGGCCGATATTGCCGTTCGATAGCGTCGTGATGATGAAACGCTTCTTGAGCCGGGTGAGCCCTTCCACGCTGTCGTGCCATGCAGCCAGCCTGTGCCATACGTGGTTGAGGTGTTGGCGCTGTGTTTCGCTCAGGTGCGCCAATCCAAACCGGGGCAATATTTCATCCAGGATGCCGCGGTGCAGTTCATCAATGCGCGTCCACCCTTGCTCGCCCCGCATGACCCGCGCCATGGCGGGCTGATAGCCTGCCCGCCACGCCAAAGCAAAGGCATCGCCATCCACATCGGGATACAGCGTCTGCATTTCCCGCACGATGCTGCCGTGCCAGTCCACAACGGTGCCGAAAATATCAAACGCCAGCACCTTCACCGTGCTGGCGATATCGGACGTGTTTTCTGAGTCAGTCATGGAGCCTCCGTCAGGTTGTTGAGGTTGTCGAGTCATCTTGGCCTGCATTGTCGTCGTGCCATGGGCGCTTCTCCAAAGAGGCGCATTCACCCGTCTCCTGCAGGCTCTCGCGCCTCGTGCTAAGGTGCGTCCCCTTTTCTGTTGCGGCTCCTCGTGCCGCTTTCTGTCTTCTTTCCCCGTCTACCCGCTCGCATCGCGCTTTGGCGCGGTAGAGCCTGTGCCCATGACTTTGCCTTCCCCCGTTGACGTATCTCCAACCCCAGTTGAATCCCGTGATGAACGCACGCTGGTACGTGCCGTGCTTGCGCTGGGGTTGGGCGGCTTTTCCATTGGTACGGGTGAGTTCGTCATCATGGGCCTGCTGCCCGAGGTGGCGCGTGACATTGGCGTGAGCATTCCGCAGGCAGGGCATGTCATCAGTGCATATGCGCTGGGTGTCGTGGTGGGGGCTCCTGTGCTGGCCGTGCTGGCTGCGCACTGGGGTCGCCGCGCCTTGCTGATGGCTTTGATGGCGGTGTATGCACTGGGCAACTTTGCTTCTGCCATTGCGCCGGGGTACGCGTCCCTCAGTGCCATGCGTCTGCTCACGGGCCTGCCGCATGGGACCTACTTTGGCGTGGCCGCGCTGGTGGCCGCTGCATTGGCTCCGCCCGGACGGCGCGGACGTGCGGTGGGCTGGGTCATGCTGGGGCTGACGACGGCTACGTTGGTCGGGGTGCCGATTGCCGCCGCTTTGGGCGAGCATTTCGGATGGCGTGCTGCCTTTGTCTTTGTGGGGTTGATT from Acidovorax sp. DW039 harbors:
- a CDS encoding diacylglycerol kinase family protein, which produces MNEFPRPHLLHAQSPVHLVVPLRPGADLDLARSQLSGAFAHCAHPVVWHVPRERGGIVQLAAHAANAARDTAGLLVAAGGDGTINAVAAAALKAGVPMGVVPMGTFNYFSREQGLELDAEAAVLQMLQALREGDLRPVQVGFVNHRVFLVNASVGLYPRLLAEREQATRRFGRKRWVATGAEVWSMLRPSAGRRWRVLVRTHQGGQVCEQEHVVTTLFVGNNPLQLEQVGLPEAESVARGGQLAVVMLRPQSRWAMLRTIWRAAMGQLEQDPAVLSLACAELSVEPAGWRQGKVKVAFDGESERMHAPLHFKLHSRPLWLVAPTALERSPQASTVQAGADKPAPVLAAV
- a CDS encoding metallophosphoesterase, giving the protein MHLSDLHFGAHDPAVCAAVQRLAHWLEVDVLVVSGDLTQRATRQQFAMAHDFIKSLGTQERVVLAGNHDLPLFAWWLRWGRAYDRFAAQFGAQLEPHQQAGPFTVLGVNTTRPWRHERGSLSALQVERVATELLAAPNDAWRIVVSHHPLVARGAEDRSHRPYRADEAVQRWREAGAHMLLSGHVHEPGLWEPLPGLWSLQAGTAVSLRLRKGQPNSLLVLQSLRPPPGQGECSAQPQRLAQRWDFDRRTSDFVCVESRCVMG
- a CDS encoding adenylate/guanylate cyclase domain-containing protein, which codes for MDKETTAPPAGPSAFDAEEVFQHLDSLITRDKGAPLSSLARAEMSATLHMAAQSSAAPFEFAMVTREVTVVWAKLRGGPVTDPHAPLSADLEPLNRCLAKLIEVVTRFQGTIDQLAGDSIKVLFGAEKTRADDVERAVMCAVEMQMAMRDLNMEHMRDRIPQVFMGIGVSTGKALAGRIGSQAFSHFTVIGDLVNLAFRLQAFSLRGQVLISEQTYDRCWGLVSATAPMQVFVKGSAQPVTMRELVAIPTRRLKVPRQEFRRSHRVEVRIPCTYQIVQDGVVLPHVAQAVIRDMGYHGAMLDLVEPLDLQGEVRLSFDLTLVQYQARDIYARVVTVKTEDARAMAGVEFTSTSAEFDARTQMFVQMMVAAA
- a CDS encoding haloacid dehalogenase type II — translated: MTDSENTSDIASTVKVLAFDIFGTVVDWHGSIVREMQTLYPDVDGDAFALAWRAGYQPAMARVMRGEQGWTRIDELHRGILDEILPRFGLAHLSETQRQHLNHVWHRLAAWHDSVEGLTRLKKRFIITTLSNGNIGLLTHMAKRAGLPWDCVLSAEVFKAYKPSPATYLGVAQVFDLNPSEVALVAAHHDDLAAAAQCGLRTCYIERPLEFGAQHPKDVSPQPGNDLHCSSLLQLAQKLGC